The region CCGAAGGAGGAGCCGGCTCCGGCTGCGCCCCCTCCCCAGCCGCCCCGCCGCGAAACGCAGCCGGTGGAGGATGACGACCTGTTTCTGCGGGCCATGGCCGATGTCAAGGTTGTGCGCACCCGCGGAGGGGGCCCCAAGGCCGGAACGGAGCGTGAACGACCGGCTCCGGGCGGCCCGGCCGAGGATGGGGAGGCTGAACTGTTCCGGCGCGCCATGTCCGGCGTGAAAGCGTTGTCCGTACCTCCGGAGGGCGCGGCAAAGGCCGGGACGGCTCCGCCTGGTGCCCGCGCGCAGGCCCCGTTGCCATCTCCTCCCCCCCCGGACGGCGACCGTGAATCCGCGGAACTGTTTCTGCAGGAGATCGGGCGCTTGAAGCTGGAAACGAAATTCGCCGATGCGCTGCCGGCCGATGACGAGTTGAAACCGCTTTCGGGCAATCGCCTGCGCCAGGTGAAGCAGGGGATCATCGCCGTCACCCACCAACTCGACCTGCACGGATTGACGCGGGAGGAGGCCCTGGCGGCGTTGCCCCGTTTTTTGAACACGGCACGCCACAAGGGGCAGAAAGCGGCCCTGGTCATTACCGGCAAGGGGAACAACTCGCCGGGCGAGCCGGTGCTCCAGCAGGCGGTCGCATCCTGGCTGCGGGACGCCGGGCGCGGGATGGTGCTGGAATTTGCGCCGGCCCCGCGGGAGATGGGCGGAAGCGGTGCCTTTATCGTCTTTCTCCGCCCCCTGGCGGAAGCTCCCGCCGGTGCCTGACCCGGCGCTGCCGGCAACAGTCCGCACATGCGAAGAGGGGTGCTTTCCGGCACCCCTCTTCATTTTTTTCGCCCCCCGTATCCTCCGGCGGGGTGGCGCTACAGGGCCGTCACATACTCCGCAATGGTGCGGGCCATGGTGTCCACACTGTTCTTGTCGTTGTTGAGCACCAGGTGGTAAAAGCCCAGGTCGCGGGCATCCCGGTCCAGAAAGTCGCGGATGAAGTTGTCCCGCTGCTTCTGCTGTTTGGCGATGATTTTTTCGGCCTCTTCGGCCTCAACCCCCATCCGGTGCGCTATGGAGCGCACCTTGAACCCCGGTGAGGCGAACAGGCGGAAATGGAAGCAGTTTTTCAGGGGCTGGGTGACAATCGAGCTGCCCCGGCCCACGATGATCACGTTGCCCTGTTCCGCCAGGGAAAGCACATGGCGGCACAGTACCCGGAAATGGTCCTTCTCGCTTTTCCAGCGTGAAGAGAACGTGGCCAGGATCTCGTCCAGGAAACGGCTCTTCTCTCCCAGGCTGTTCAGCACGTTGGCGGACAGGTGGTGGTCCTGGGCGACCTCGTCGAGCAGCCCTTTGTCCAGCAACACCCACGGTTCGCCGTGCTTCTTCTCCATGATCTCCCGCAGGCGTTCCGCCATGGGGTATGCCTCGCAGCCGAACTCCCGTGAGATGGTGATGGTCTGCCGCTTTTTGTGTTTGGCGGGGGATGATGCCTCCATGTCACGCTTGCGGTTGAACTCCAGCAAGGAGCCGAGCCTCATTTCCACGGACGGTATCAAGAGTTTTTCCGGCATGGCGACCTCCGTAGCCTCGAAATGGTCTGTCTGGCATCAACTGTAGCACGCGGGCGGCGATCCGCAAGTGCGGCGCTGATTGGTGCGACGGCGCCATTGACACGGGCGGTGCGGCGCGGTATACGGATAGGCATTCCCTCGAGGCCACCGCCAGCCATCAGCCAAGGAGCTATCTTGCCATGATCACCCATATCGTTTTTTTCAAGCTGTCCGACGCGAGCCCTGAAAGTCTTGCGGTTACCCGGGAAAAACTGCTCAGCATGCAGGGTAACGTCCCCCAACTGCGCCACCTGGAGGCCGGCATCGATGTCATCCGCTCCGAACGCTCCTATGACATCGCCCTGGTGACGAAGTTCGACTCCCTGGACGACCTCGAGGCCTACCAGATCCACCCCTACCATGCCGGAGAGGTGCTCCCCCATATGAGGTCGGTATGCTCCTCCATCGTCGCCGTCGATTACCGGGACTGACCGGCTTCAAACCGC is a window of Geobacter sp. FeAm09 DNA encoding:
- a CDS encoding Smr/MutS family protein; amino-acid sequence: MGKKQRHEKPAAAAQFRASHFAALKGVALAPKEEPAPAAPPPQPPRRETQPVEDDDLFLRAMADVKVVRTRGGGPKAGTERERPAPGGPAEDGEAELFRRAMSGVKALSVPPEGAAKAGTAPPGARAQAPLPSPPPPDGDRESAELFLQEIGRLKLETKFADALPADDELKPLSGNRLRQVKQGIIAVTHQLDLHGLTREEALAALPRFLNTARHKGQKAALVITGKGNNSPGEPVLQQAVASWLRDAGRGMVLEFAPAPREMGGSGAFIVFLRPLAEAPAGA
- a CDS encoding AAA family ATPase; its protein translation is MPEKLLIPSVEMRLGSLLEFNRKRDMEASSPAKHKKRQTITISREFGCEAYPMAERLREIMEKKHGEPWVLLDKGLLDEVAQDHHLSANVLNSLGEKSRFLDEILATFSSRWKSEKDHFRVLCRHVLSLAEQGNVIIVGRGSSIVTQPLKNCFHFRLFASPGFKVRSIAHRMGVEAEEAEKIIAKQQKQRDNFIRDFLDRDARDLGFYHLVLNNDKNSVDTMARTIAEYVTAL
- a CDS encoding Dabb family protein — its product is MITHIVFFKLSDASPESLAVTREKLLSMQGNVPQLRHLEAGIDVIRSERSYDIALVTKFDSLDDLEAYQIHPYHAGEVLPHMRSVCSSIVAVDYRD